One part of the Eublepharis macularius isolate TG4126 chromosome 16, MPM_Emac_v1.0, whole genome shotgun sequence genome encodes these proteins:
- the CDT1 gene encoding DNA replication factor Cdt1 — MALDRVVVPPLSKPRLQISRHSQPDVGNPASRPPPLQPWPGPCRRIALAGCPQETPVSRRGLPRRLEGAAPLRAARRAVSLPAGAELERLPRKIGSLLRRMERRRAAAAFEVPRAEAAPRGRSGAAMAQLRVTDFFGHSKKGLPGAKRRKVQGAPAEAQEAARPSPEPEAPLPAWLASPRTPTGPGCTQGPATPGSRKRRRSASGLEAERAPSALRPARRGQKGAARKKLEMPPEAVPGPSSPAPSRLDKKAKNLVNVILSPGQQQETGAQLGPAMPEEKDLAREKLAQLRCRLEKIQTLTRKGQLPASTAEAKGDLKNRLQQARLLESKVCARKTAKEEEEKHSRLQLAVQDPVPAAEDSEKMPAYQRFHALARDVPPGLTLPYKYRVLAEMFRSMDTIVGMLFNRLETVTFAKVKQGVQDMMRKQFEEQNVGQIKAVYPAAYTLRQEKNIPTFSSGGLKRCDYQLTIEPVVGEGEKLSASCQLQRQKVFNRNLVHVVKEHHKAFLASLNPPVVVPDDQLARWHPRFKVDEVPDIVPAELPQPPQVDKLTTAQEVLAKARTMLTPKMEKALANLALRTAEASPSVPETPRPAPPSPAATPSSLKGVSQSLLERVRAKEAQKLQALMTRDPLQEQRLNRLARLPEMARVLRNIFVAEKKQALTMEVVCQLMTESYRGLLVPGEMEKHLRLFSELLPDWVNVLPIRNETYIKLDKSLDLNIVMERLVARTKEEEKIRVCTAGQGSL, encoded by the exons ATGGCGCTAGACCGTGttgtggtccctcccctctccaaaccccgcctccaaatctccaggcactCCCAACCTGACGTTGGCAACCCTGCCTCGAGACCACCTCCCCTCCAACCctggcctggcccctgcagacgCATCGCGCTGGCAGGCTGTCCTCAGGAGACCCCGGTCTCCCGCCGAGGGCTCCCGCGTAGGCTCGAGGGCGCGGCGCCTTTAAGAGCGGCGCGGCGCGCCGTCTCTCTTCCCGCGGGGGCGGAGCTTGAGCGGCTCCCGCGAAAAATCGGATCCCTCCTGCGCCGGATGGAACGCCGCCGGGCCGCGGCCGCCTTTGAAGTCCCCCGGGCCGAAGCGGCGCCTCGTGGGCGCTCCGGGGCCGCCATGGCGCAGCTGCGGGTGACCGACTTCTTCGGCCACAGCAAGAAGGGGCTGCCGGGCGCCAAGCGCAGGAAAGTCCAGGGCGCCCCGGCGGAGGCCCAGGAGGCCGCCAGGCCCAGCCCCGAGCCCGAGGCGCCGCTGCCGGCCTGGCTGGCTTCTCCGCGCACGCCCACCGGGCCCGGCTGCACGCAGGGCCCGGCCACCCCCGGCAGCAGGAAGAGGCGCCGGTCGGCTTCGGGGCTGGAGGCGGAGCGGGCGCCTTCGGCTCTTCGCCCGGCGCGGCGTGGGCAGAAGGGGGCGGCCAGGAAGAAGCTGGAGATGCCCCCGGAGGCG GTCCCTGGGCCCtcttcccccgccccctcccGCCTGGACAAGAAGGCCAAGAATCTGGTGAACGTGATCCTCTCCCCAGGCCAGCAGCAGGAAACGGGGGCACAGCTTGGCCCTGCCATGCCGGAAGAGAAG GATTTGGCCAGAGAGAAGCTGGCACAGCTGAGATGCCGGCTGGAGAAGATCCAGACGCTGACCCGGAAAGGCCAACTGCCGGCCAGCACTGCGGAAGCCAAAGGAGACCTAAAGAACAGGTTGCAACAGGCCCGGCTGTTGGAATCCAAGGTGTGTGCCAGGAAAACAgccaaggaggaagaggaaaaacaCTCTCGACTCCAGCTGGCTGTGCAGGATCCAGTGCCAGCAGCAGAGGACAG TGAGAAAATGCCCGCCTACCAGCGATTCCACGCCCTTGCGCGGGATGTCCCCCCCGGGCTCACGCTGCCCTACAAGTACAGGGTGCTGGCCGAGATGTTCCGCAGCATGGACACCATTGTCGGGATGCTTTTCAACCGCTTGGAGACCGTGACCTTCGCCAAAGTCAAGCAGGGCGTCCAGGACATGATGCGCAA GCAGTTCGAGGAACAGAACGTGGGGCAGATCAAGGCAGTGTACCCAGCTGCCTACACTTTGCGCCAAGAGAAGAACATCCCCACCTTCAGCAGCGGAGGCCTAAAGCGGTGCGACTACCAGCTTACCATTGAACCTGTGGTGGGAGAAG GCGAGAAGTTGTCGGCATCATGTCAGCTGCAACGCCAGAAAGTGTTCAACCGGAACCTGGTTCATGTTGTCAAGGAGCATCACAAG GCTTTCCTGGCGTCTCTCAACCCTCCAGTGGTGGTCCCGGATGACCAGCTGGCCAGGTGGCACCCTCGCTTCAAGGTCGATGAAGTGCCCGACATTGTGCCAGCTGAGCTGCCGCAGCCCCCACAGGTGGATAAGCTCACCACAGCCCAAGAAGTGTTGGCGAAGGCGCGCACCATGCTGACCCCAAAG ATGGAGAAAGCATTGGCCaatctggccctgaggacagcCGAAGCCAGCCCCTCTGTGCCTGAGACGCCGAGGCCTGCCCCGCCTTCTCCAGCCGCCACCCCTAGCAGCCTAAAAGGAGTGTCTCAGTCCCTGTTGGAGCGG GTCAGAGCCAAGGAAGCTCAGAAGCTGCAGGCCTTGATGACGAGAGACCCTCTGCAGGAGCAGCGGCTGAACAGGCTGGCGCGGCTGCCCGAGATGGCACGGGTGCTGCGCAACATCTTTGTTGCTGAGAAGAAGCAGGCATTGACGATGGAGGTGGTGTGCCAGCTGATGACTGAGAGCTACCGAGGCCTGCTGGTGCCTG GAGAGATGGAAAAGCACCTTCGCCTCTTCTCAGAGCTGCTGCCGGACTGGGTGAACGTCCTGCCCATTCGGAACGAGACCTACATCAAGCTGGACAAAAGTCTGGACCTCAACATTGTCATGGAGCGCCTGGTCGCCCGGaccaaggaagaagagaagatccGAGTCTGCACTGCTGGCCAGGGGAGCTTGTGA
- the APRT gene encoding adenine phosphoribosyltransferase, which produces MSAEQLGLVRERIRGFPDFPAPGVLFRDISPLLKDPEAFKAAIDLLEAHVKDKHAQVDFIAGLDSRGFLFGPILAQRLGVGFVLIRKKGKLPGRTESVSYTLEYGKAELEVQSDAVEPGQKVILIDDLLATGGTMRAACELMSKLEAEILDCVVLIELKFLKGAEVLKPFPLYSVLQYD; this is translated from the exons ATGAGCGCGGAGCAGCTGGGGCTGGTGCGGGAGCGCATTCGGGGATTCCCGGACTTCCCCGCGCCGGGGGTCCTGTTTCG AGATATCAGCCCACTGCTGAAGGACCCAGAAGCATTCAAGGCTGCAATTGATCTCCTGGAAGCTCACGTGAAGGACAAGCATGCCCAGGTGGATTTCATTGCAG GTCTGGATTCCCGAGGCTTCCTCTTTGGGCCCATTCTGGCTCAGCGATTGGGAGTTGGGTTTGTGCTGATCCGTAAAAAGGGGAAGCTCCCGGGCCGTACGGAATCCGTCTCCTACACTCTCGAATATGGCAAG GCAGAGCTCGAAGTTCAGAGCGACGCAGTGGAGCCGGGCCAGAAAGTGATCTTAATTGACGACTTACTCGCCACAGGAG GAACAATGCGAGCAGCCTGCGAACTGATGTCCAAGCTGGAAGCTGAGATCCTGGACTGCGTAGTGCTCATAGAGTTAAAATTCCTCAAAGGCGCAGAAGTGCTCAAGCCGTTCCCTCTGTATTCGGTGTTGCAGTATGACTGA